The sequence TTCATTTGCCGCCGCGGCCCCTTCCCCATAGCCGTCGCCGCGAAGTCCGGCCATCACCACAGGCGGAAGAAGCTCTGGAAGAAGCTGCAGAGCCCCCGCATGCGGCCCATCTAGCACGACGCCGGCCGCCGTGTCCCCTACTTCGAGACCATCCTCCATGGCGAAGCCCACCTCCGCTCCACGGAGAAGAGTGCCGCCCCTCCTCCCCGAGCCCCTACTGTCTTCAACCGCCGCCGCACCCAACGCGCTGTTCGCCACGGACGCTGGCGTAACCACCTGCAACAACCCACAAAGAAGAAACACGCTAACGGGTATGTAACAGGTTATCGGGTCGAATCGTGCCCATTAACTCGAATCCTTTTgggtttcattaaaaaaaatgatatcagGCGCGAAACGGGTTAGCGGAGCGGGTTGTGCCCGTTAACCCGAACACTACCGGATCTCTgttataagagagagagagagagagagagagaggaggagaagagaagggggaagaagaagaccaggaggctaattttcattcatcattcaTCAAAATCCTAAATATGAGGAtggatccatatatatatatatatggtcacaaaataacaaataaacccctacaaataaaataattccaaaaaTGCCCTAAAacgacaatatgcaaataaacccaaatgacaatatacaaacaaacccaatcaacataaaataaatccaactaaaataaatcaatctaaaataaaatcaggctggTTGAATCGGTTGGAACCTACTGAGCTGGCTGGATCTTGTGGCGACCGGCTAACCTGGACTTTGGTCATCTAGGAGATATCAATATGTAATAACTGATTAGGTAGAGATGAAAGacttaaagaaaaataccttctcCATAACTACCAAGACGATCTCCTTAATCAATGGAACCCTAAATCCACATTTGTAAGGCGCCCTGACACACAGAGCATTTCCACAGGCCCTAATTCCTCAGGGCCCAAACCTTCTGTAGGGTCTACTATTCCTAAGCCCCCTCCTACTGCCCATGTTCCAAGCCGAGACACTAATGACAAGAAAATTCTTGGTAAGCCTCCCAAACCACATTCCAAAATTCGGTGTTACAAATACCAAGATTTTGGTCACGTTGCCTCTCAATGTGCTAACAAATCTTTCGTTATTACTCAGCAAGAGCAGGGAGGTGACATAGATGATTTAGAGGCGCAAATCTATAAACCAAACTTTGATGACATTCAGGACATTGAGGACGAGAAGTGCCCCGCCCGGTTCACTGGGCTGTTGGCCTACCAAGCTGTGATGACAAACCTGAAACCCTAGGATGCATCCACACTACACCTAGCTCACTTGTACAGTCAGATAGTGAGTCTGACCAGTCCACCATAAGTGTAGTTATGCCCTCGCACAACCCATCGAAACTGATGTTAAAATTTTTGAGCCTGCATATGCATTTGCACAACACATTCATAAGTTGCATCAGAAGATCCATAAGGGCATTCATGCACATACtactcaatataagatgcaaGCTGATTTCCATGCTAAAGAATTTCAAACTTGGGGTTACGTACTGATTCGTCTTAAGGAATTGCAGTCTCTTAGTATTGAACCATTCAGGGTGTTGCACAAGGATGGCACTAACGCATATACCATTGACTTTCCATTTGATTTTGGTCATAACCTTACTCTTAATATTAAAGATTTGATTGCAATCCCTGTTGACTCTTTTGCTGCACACTCTTGCTCCTGATGTTTATCCTATAATTGATTCCATGATATCTTCGTTTCCTTTTCTCATCCATCGAGAACAACAAGAGTATATTGATTCTATTTTAGTCGAGCAAATAGATTTTGACAGTGATGGAGGCATCCAACATTTTTTGGTTCGTTAGCATGGACGACCAAAGCCCGGTTACACTTGGATCCAGCACGAGGAGAGACCGCCGATTGACCCGGACTTGTTGGAGTATTGCCTGGGCTTTACCAAGCCGCTTTCGTCGAGGTCGACTTCTTTCCACCCAGGGAGAGTTGGTGCGGACATCAGTACTAGGTCAGCCGGTCGCCACAGGACCAGCCAGCTCAGCGGGTCCCAGCCGATTCAGCTagcctgattttattttatattgatttattttagttagatttattttatgttgattgggtttgtttgcatattgtcatttgggtttatttgcatattgtcgttttagggcctttttggaattattttatttgtaggggtttatttgttattttgtgatcctatatatatgggtccatccTCATGTTTAGGATTTTGAtgaatgatgaatgaaaattagccttcttatctttttcttcccccttctcttctcctcctcctcttcttcccccttCTCTTTCCTTCATGCAATTGTCCTGCATCACTTAGGCAGCGGAAGCGACTGCTTCTCTTTCAAGGTATTATCCGCTTTGAAGGGGTTTTATAGTCTCTTCCCAATGCACGATTTTGCCCCACAAAGGGCGCCTCCAAAGAGAAAGGGGTTGCCCGGTTGCCCCCCTCCATTTAAGGAACAGACCTCTCCGCTATATATTCGATGTGGAATTAAGTTCAAACCTTTTATTCCCGCAACAGAGCTTAAAACCGAGTACTTAAACATTCTTTTGTTTCAGGTGGTATCTtggaaaaagaataatgaacTAATTAAAGACTAATGAGCTAATTCAAAAGGGTAATTGGAGAAAGTTTAAAATACGTCAGCACAATAATGCAACTGGGAAATCCTCATTATCAAATTGTTGAGAAttagaaataataataaaaaaagaatcaatGCAAGTGTAgttttccttccttttgtttTAACAAGAGTAAAAtcttatattaaaaaaagaaataaatggaaagaaatCTGCATGGCCTCTATATCGCACGTATTATACGTCAACCAAGAGAATAGAAAAAGGCTTAGTAAATTAGTTATTTAAGACTATAAATCTCACTAAATTAAACCGGAAGGCGGAGAATAAAATCTTATGTAAAAAAGTAATCAAGcaaaaaaaattacattttCTGCACCCCAGACGAACAATTCTGGAAGGCGACTCCGCTGGGGATCGAACCCAGAATCTCTGGTTCCGTAGACCAGCGCCTTATCCATTGGGCCACGGAGTCACTTTACAAAGAGTGCCGTGAAAACAGAAATTTATTTAGCAGAATAGTTGGATGGAGTCTCGCTCAGTCAATTAGTCTAGCCTCCCTTCCGCTCAATTTGAGGCTGTTTTCCGAATCGTGATCACACAGGACACATCGGCTCCAACATGCCAAGGGACGTTTCCTACGGCCAGTGGCCACTTCGTACCGTTGAAGCCGGCAGATATCTGACATTTTTAAGTTCTTCTCATTCCTGCAATGTAACAATATATTCTATACGTAGCCCAACTGATAAATTGTTGTACGAGTGTCGATTTCACTAAATCATGCATTGAATTTTTGGTTTCTTTTTGTCTTAAAACGGGTGTTATCAGTTGGTTATTCTGTCAAAAAGAGAACGTCGGGCTTGAATAGTTCACCACAATTCGAATGGGCTTGATTGGGAGTTTGCGACATACTTAAAGGTCCTCTTTATTTACTGCTCTTGGCCTGATTTGATTTTGGAAGCGAGCCATAAGTTTGTTGGATGTTCGTTTGgtcggaaaaaaaaagaagaaaaaagaacgtTTTGAGTATAGATAGGGCCTTCTGAACGACAGGGTAAATGAAAGTGGAGTTTTTATGTAAGCAAGCCATGGCCATGTTCTCTTCATACTTGCATTTCAGAAGATTAAGCCACATGGTAATTTAAAAGTGTTTTTTTCATTTATATCATGAGATAATTTCAGGTTAATATTATAATAGCCATAGTTGGCCTCCTATATTGTGTCAGAAATCAGAACAATGTGCTATTAAACTAGAAAGAAATTTCTTTTAACCATGACATGAAGTTTGCCTTGTAAAACCAGAAGGTCTATATTTCCTACAGAGACATTGGCACTGCATCAATCTATcatctaaaattttaaaatcttcAAAAATAAAGTTCTCTGCTAGATAATACCAACTACGAATTCCAAACGATTCAGAGGCAAGCCATCAATTCTCAGCCCTGCCTGATGGGTGCCTCTTTCTGAAGTACATATATCATAGTTTTCAGATCTTGACcgttttccccttctttttcaAACATAAGGTTTCTATAACTAATCTGTTAGATAATCAACTCCCGAAGAAAAGTTCCTTAATATCCTGCCACTTTATTTtcgagtaaacatttcataCCAACTAAAAATGAgtttttctaaaattacttttgtaaatttttatttcaatgtttatagGACTTGCAGCCAATttacatgttaatccaagaacgaattaaaatacaaataatcctTGTTACTATGTTAGAaatgaattccttgccctaggtttcctcaactgatatcattttaattgcatttcttgttAAATTATTTAGATTAATATTCTTCACAAACtcatatttataatttttttttaaaaaaaaacaattgtaTCCTAATTCCTGTgaatcgatatccgtaatcaccaTTCTACAGAATACATGCTGAAAGCAATTCTTTAGTAACAAAGCATATATAACCTTACTTTCCGAGTTCTTAAACTTCTAAAAGTACAATATCTTCACAGTTAAAATCAAATGCCAATCCATACAACTTGGGCAATTAACAAATTCTATAACATTCATCTTTGTTTTTCCTGAACATATTTGCCACCAGCACAAGAGTTAGACGAGCAAGAACTTAAGAATATCCTATACTTTTCGAAAAATCATTGTCCACCCTTTGTAATTTGCACTACATTTCACAGCTTAGATATCTTAAAACTCAGATCTTGTGAGATACATTCTTCCATTTACAATTTTGTAAAAGGGTAGGACCAAATTTGTTGGAATGCCAAGCAGTATAGATAAGTTCCTGAATAATTGGACAACAGAGCATAGCCTTGCATCAGTTTACAAGCAGGTAAATATGATAtctctagattgaatgattaatacaaattagatttgccaTTGTTGGAGGGTTTTGTGTTGCTCTTGCTGCTCATACTTCAATATTGAGAAGAGCCAGATTATCCGCAATTTTCCAAGCATAAAGTTTGGTTTTCTGTAATGTCCACAACACTATCTATTACATCCTAGAGCAAGTAATTGATGAagtcaagaaaaaagaaactaatTTGCTTCATCATACAAGTTAGCAATGAACGGAACTAGGAGGAAGACATGAAGGTGCTGGTTGATTGTGGTGGAAAATAGTGCCAGAGATTTATTTAATCAAAACTTcaaggaaaagcaaaaaaatCATTTGCTCATTTTAGAACAAGCAGAGCATCGTTCGCAAATGCAAATGAACAAGGAAACATCATATAGAAAAGCATGCCTTCATATATAACTCATGCCAAAGGCATCTAGGAAAATGAATGAATCATCAAAGGACAAGATAAAGGGTATCAAAGCAGTTCAAACGCTTAGCCGATGACTCTCTCTCTTTAATAGATTCCCAACCTTGCAACTTACTCATTTAGTGAAGATCTATCAACCTTTTATTTTTGTAAGGCTCAGCTTTCTACAGACCGAGGGGTGGAGGAAGATTGATTGAGAATATTGGTAATGGACAAACAAAAGGAAGATCCGATGACTGATTAAATATGACAAAATCAAACATATCACCAAGGGCATTTTTCCTGTGCAAAAATCCATCAGTATAGAAGATTCCAGCAGgcttatcaaaaaaaagaagattccaTCAAAGACAGCAAATACTCCCACGAACtttctctaaaaaaaatatgcacTTCCATTAACAAATCTGAACGTTAAATCTGCTGAGCACCTGCTTCTCATTCAACAAACCCAGCAGGCTAATGAGCCTGGAAAATAATATTAAGTGTTGTTGCTGAAGCAAAgcagataaaaataaataaaaataaataaaaaaatcctCCACAACATGCTGACTATTCTCCAAAAATAAGATTACCTCAATAACAAAGCACAAACAAGTATACAAGCTCCGTAGTACTATGTAATAGCTTCCATTACAACTAAAAAAGAAGCATCCAGCACATGTGATGGTGgggtattaaaaaaagaaaagagcttACAAGTCCATAGAGAAGTACTAAGAGGCTATGATGGATAAAATGTGGGCTGCATGTAAGAAACATagcaaaaagttttttttttcccattttcCAAAAGCATTAACCCTAATCAATAGGCGTCAACTCCAATACAGCATCAGGTGAAGCCTTTTGCAAGCTGAACAGTTCCTCCTGGAAGCGTGAAAATAaaggtttttccttttttttcaatgTGTAATTGATACTCATCTTTTCCAGAGCACATGCATTCATCAACAGAAATTTAGGAAAACCAATGCAATCCTCCACGAACCTATAATAGAAGATTAGTGTAGCAGTCTTCAGCCGATTCTGCACACACTCAGAAGGTATCTGTTTATCCCAATAATCTGCCTCAACGATTTCAGTGTATACATGGAACTTATCTATCTGTTACATTCAGAACAGGTTCAGAATACGTTTCACCAAAAATTGATACTAATGCAATGAAGAAATTATTCTGGACAACTTACCTCAACTGTAAGCTCTTGCAGATTTGGAGAACCATTGAGTAGGGATACTAAAATCGAAGCAAGATACTTGCCATTGAAGTGCATTTTCAGATCTAGCTTCTTCAACTGGATCAAGCGATGTTTGGAAGGCAAACTGACAAGTAATAGCCCTTGGAACTCCAAGCACTagacaaaaggaaaggaaaatcgTAAGAAGAACAAATTCACTAACAACAATTAGCCTATAACGATGAATGGAAGCACGGGGCCAACCTCGGCAGCTTCAGTATCGAATACCAGTTTAAGGGTCTTAGTGTGGCCGAGCCCCACCAGTAACCACAGGAATCTGTTGATCTCGCTCACTTCTTCATCCTCGCTGTCCTCGCTGTCCTCGCTATCGCTCTCCACAATCTCACCCTCGGGATGATAAAATTCAGTGTTGGCGACGTCCTTCCAGTACAAATCTGCTTCGTGGTAGGAGTAGGAGACACTGACCGAATCCAAGCACGGGGCCTCCTCTACGAGAATGCCGAGGGGCCTGTGGGTGATGACCTCCAACCTGGAGAGCCTCCTGGAACATATCACGAGGTTCTTGACCTGGTAGCCATTGTAAACAATCAGATTCTCTAAGGCCCAGCAGCCGGATACCATCATCTCGAACTGCTCGTCGGTCATGACCACATCATCGAGCTCGAGGGTTCGGAGGCTCCGGAGGCCGGTGAAGTCGGAGGGGGCTGATAAACTGCACTTGTACAGGTACAGGCTGTTGATCGTTCTACAGGAGAACATGTGGGAGGATATCCTATAGGGGTCTTTCCCATAGTTGGCAATAGATAGATCTTCGAGGCCATCCTCGCAAAGCAGATGCATGATGCGATGCATATCTCCGTCAAATTGTTCACGGAATGAGATGGAAAGTTCGCAGCACTTGAGGGGGCAGCGGCGGGAGCGGAGGACATCGAAGATGGTGGCGAACTCGCGGGCAACGCTATCTGGTGATGACCTCCCACGATCGTAGAAGGAGGCGATTTTGAGGCAGGGAAGGAAGTAGAAGAGGTGCCTCCACCTCTTGGAGAGGATAGTGGTGGCGGCCGCGGATTCCATACTCAGATGTgagaggatgaggaggaggatTTCCTCTGGGAGCTGGCTGATTCGATCCTCCTCTTGGCGTGAGGTGGTTTTCTTCTCCGGCGGCATCTCTGCTGTGAGGGCCATCCTCTCTCTGCTTCGAATCCGTGTTAAATCCGGCCTTCGAGAGTGTAAAAAaagaggtaaaaaaaaaatccctcctGATCTCTGTTTTTTCAgagacaagaagaaaaagaacgacgaagaagaggaggaaaggaAGGATTTAGATACCCTGATCTCTTCGTCGGTGAAGAAAGACCGGCAATGGAGCTTCACTTCAAAAGCCTTTTGCAATGTTGACCTCCGGGGTTGGCGAAAGGAGAGAGGGATTTTTCTTGGTTACACGAGGGAGAGGAATTGAGGGAGATGGAGTATGAGGGCTTTTTTTGTGGGGGGAtggggaagaggagagggaatcTCGCTGCTCAGTGAAGGCGGCGCGCTGGGTTGCATATTTATTGGATCATTTTGGGGCCCAAAATCGCATTTGCCGCCTCTAATATTTTAATTTCGAGAACAAGGCATCCTCTCCCTCCAAAACAGTTGGCTATATAGCCTATATCTGATTTTTTTCGAAGTAGCCTTTCTTTACCACCTTAGTGCTAGCCCAGTGAAAATGTAGCCTTACTCCAATTAAATAATTCTAAATTCGAAATATATAGACGTCAATTAAATTATAAAGACCGAATACTTTCTACTTAGATATGGGATCTGAAAAGGCATATCGCTTTGCTAGTAGTCTCAGTGGTGCcagatgtgacgtactcacacgtggtatTCGTGCCGGAATTCAGAGAAATAACCGAACCGAGCCCATGGATGAGAAGGGTGTGAGCAACTAAATGATTCCGAATTCGAAACATATAGACGTCAATTAAATTATAAAGACCGCATACTTCCTGCTTGGATATGGGGTCTAAAAAGGCATATCGCTCTACTGGCAGTCTCAGTGGTGCcagatgtgacgtactcacacgtggtatTCGTGCCGGAATCCAGAGAAATAACCGAACCGGGCCCATGAATGAGGaggatatgagtaaaaccggccgtGGTGCCCAACATACGGTCATttttgcccgcatcgaacattctcctaacGGGGTGGAGGCTCAGTGGAGGACTGTtatgcgggggtgggcttgtcccttcctctctttttttttttttttttttttttttttttttttttaggaaaaaaaaaaaccctagccttTGTCGTCCTGCCATGTATTTGTTTGGGAATCGGGATCCTCTCCAGTTCGGGGTTCGGGGTGAGTCTGGAGAGGCCTAATCTGTCAATCATGGAGAGGACCGTGATTGAAAGCCCTCTCTGTCCAAAAGATCTGCTCTTATTGTTAATCGGTCTTGAGAATGTTCCAgatatttatattgtttcagATGATTTACTTAACAAGAAACCTATCATCTTGGTTTCATTAttttactttaaatatatgtttgattcatgattaaaatcaaaatcagaataaattaaaataaaaattagaatgaTAATATCTCTCTTAATATGTTTGATTCATGATCAAAATAGAATCAGGATTAAAATcagtatcaaaataaaattgaataatAAGAATtcaattttgaagaattgagatgtttttgttttcttcaaAATTAGAATGGAATAAAACTCCCTCCAGTTAAACAATCGGAATGGAAGCCATTCATTTTCATTCTcatttcaaaattgaaatctCTCTTAATAATTTATTTGGCTATTTCCTACTACAGGCATGCGCTTGAGTTAAAAGTTAATAATTTCAAAAACTTTCAGAGATATCTCCAATACTCTAGTTTCTAATGTCAATTTACCAACCATCCCTTCAGTTTTCAAATTATGGTTAGAGTTGCCATGCAACCAAAGAAATGTTAGATACCCAAACAGTTTGTTCAACTACGGACCCCACTATTTTTCCATGCTTATGTATTGTATCGATTTATAATCGACAGTAACAACCTCataagatattaaaataaagtcaatGACCAAAGGCTTAAACATTAGCAATCATTGAAAATTCTTTTGTGCTGCTTCAAAGAGTAGCAATCAtttataattctttttttttttggagagaagaggaataggctttttgttttttaaattttggtacCAGGGAAGCAAAGCTCGGTactaaagaaaaaaagggatatAGTCATATAGATCAACTGCTTAGAACCTATAGAAGATGCTTCCATAGCTTTCAGCAGCTAACAGGGAGGCCAGCTCTGAGGGTAAAAGAATCATACTCCACGAAATCCAAAACACCCTTTAAGCCTTTGTTTGCCAACCAATACGCCCACTGGTTCCCTTCCTGAAAATAAGCGATGCCTTGAAGATCTGCATTATTTTCTTAAGCTGCCAGATATCTCTCAAAAGAGTCTGCTGTTTGTAACCGAGTTATGATTATTAACCCACTGAACCACGCCTTATGAATCTCCTTCCAGCCATAGTTGAGACGCATTATACTTGTAACAAAAGGCAATACAAATACCATACCGAGCTGCTTGAAAGTCTGCCTCAGGTACTAAACAAAGAGGAGGTAGTCTAACTGAGGCTGAATTAGCTTACCAGTTACTATCATAAGCTCTAATAAGAGACCAGCTCCCACATATGAATCTCTCACTCATGCATATTCATCTTCCTTTTATCGCACCTTAATTCGGAACATAACATGGCCATACTACGGAGAGGTGCTGTCCATGATAACACAAAGCTAACCATTACATCTTAGCTTTCAAATCCAATTCCAatgaaatataataaataaataaaatctaatttcatcaTCCATTAGATAACAAAACCAACACCGGTTTAGAGCATCTAAATCCAAATAAAAATACTAAAACCTATAATCCTCAATATTTAGAAAATTACTAAGCTACAAATTAACAACCAACTAAAGAATATTTTGCTACAAATTGCCAAGCCTGCTAGTGCGTACTCTAAGCCTGAACCATCATTCGCTCCTATTGACCTTATTCAtctagagaaagaaaaaaaatagagatatacAAGTGGCACGACTCAGTAAATAAAACTTACACTACCTTACCggtcaagcataagtttttcgatgtcaataaattattttaaaaataataattattacaaaaataatacattttatagtataatatatcaaaataaataataaagcaAATCATGCATGAATAAATCATCCATACTTTATAAACATGGTTGCAAGttcattttgcaaataaattgttaaatcATTTTTTTGCCATTTAGCACATTACATTTCAAAATATTGCTCATAAATATTCGTATTGTGGTCACTTTATACCTGTGACAAGGCCATATTTCGTAATCAACAAAAATTTTTGTTTCGTATGCCAACTTTATACCCATTGGTAGGGCCGTGTTTCGtatggatgctagctccaggtGTCAATTTTTCTAATTTAGGAGGGGTCATACATAGCTGTATGAAAGCCTTTAGAAAaatttatatctttttcttaaaacatacacataaataaataaaaaatactaaataaCATGATCAGACT is a genomic window of Phoenix dactylifera cultivar Barhee BC4 chromosome 4, palm_55x_up_171113_PBpolish2nd_filt_p, whole genome shotgun sequence containing:
- the LOC103696290 gene encoding F-box/FBD/LRR-repeat protein At1g13570-like: MALTAEMPPEKKTTSRQEEDRISQLPEEILLLILSHLSMESAAATTILSKRWRHLFYFLPCLKIASFYDRGRSSPDSVAREFATIFDVLRSRRCPLKCCELSISFREQFDGDMHRIMHLLCEDGLEDLSIANYGKDPYRISSHMFSCRTINSLYLYKCSLSAPSDFTGLRSLRTLELDDVVMTDEQFEMMVSGCWALENLIVYNGYQVKNLVICSRRLSRLEVITHRPLGILVEEAPCLDSVSVSYSYHEADLYWKDVANTEFYHPEGEIVESDSEDSEDSEDEEVSEINRFLWLLVGLGHTKTLKLVFDTEAAECLEFQGLLLVSLPSKHRLIQLKKLDLKMHFNGKYLASILVSLLNGSPNLQELTVEIDKFHVYTEIVEADYWDKQIPSECVQNRLKTATLIFYYRFVEDCIGFPKFLLMNACALEKMSINYTLKKKEKPLFSRFQEELFSLQKASPDAVLELTPID